A genome region from Aurantiacibacter sp. MUD61 includes the following:
- a CDS encoding ABC transporter ATP-binding protein gives MSSPVVRLAGLARSFEQGDVTIEVLRGVNMEIAPGEIVALLGPSGSGKSTLLQAVGLLEGGFEGTIEIAGQDASALNSAERTTLRRDHLGFVYQFHHLLPDFTAMENVILPQLLLNVSRADAKVRAEHLLGALGLSHRLEHRPSKLSGGEQQRVAVARALANKPQLVLADEPTGNLDEKTSERVLGEFLELVRGQGSAALVATHNERLAARMDRVVRLHEGRIE, from the coding sequence ATGAGTAGTCCGGTCGTCCGCCTTGCCGGCCTCGCCCGCAGTTTCGAGCAGGGTGATGTCACCATCGAAGTGCTGCGCGGCGTAAACATGGAGATAGCGCCCGGAGAGATCGTGGCGCTGCTCGGTCCGTCGGGGTCGGGCAAGTCCACTCTGCTGCAAGCGGTCGGCCTGCTCGAAGGCGGGTTCGAAGGCACCATCGAAATCGCCGGACAGGACGCGAGCGCGCTCAACTCTGCTGAGCGCACGACTCTGCGCCGCGATCATCTGGGCTTCGTCTACCAGTTCCATCACCTGCTGCCGGATTTCACCGCGATGGAGAATGTGATCCTGCCGCAGCTCCTGCTCAACGTGTCGCGCGCCGATGCGAAGGTGCGGGCGGAGCATCTGCTCGGCGCGCTTGGCCTATCGCATCGCCTCGAACACCGCCCGAGCAAGCTGTCCGGCGGTGAACAGCAACGTGTGGCGGTGGCCCGCGCGCTCGCCAACAAGCCACAACTCGTTCTGGCTGATGAGCCTACCGGCAATCTCGACGAGAAGACCTCGGAGCGGGTGTTGGGCGAGTTCCTCGAGCTGGTGCGCGGGCAGGGCAGCGCGGCGCTTGTCGCAACGCATAACGAACGTCTGGCCGCCCGCATGGACCGCGTGGTACGCCTGCATGAGGGACGGATAGAATAG